TGTGAACGGAGGACTTCAAAGCATTTGTTCTAAACCTTGCTTATGGAGCTCTTTAAACTCAAACAGATCATTTTATAGGATACATTGAATAAATGTATTGGACTCTCAACACTTTAGGCTGCACTTCACATAGATGAACTATGTCTGTGCAATATTTATGCTATAATTCATTTCTGTGTTTATACTGGGGGACTGTACCTTTGAAACAGTGGATAACACAGAAAGCGACCATCACTCATTTCATTCTctctggtcattcgattacagacctaaaggtcacaatattacaacaaaaagacttcaaaaacagactccaacgagagactgctgaattggaattaatttgcaaactggatacaattaacttaggcttgaatagagactgggagtggatgggtcattacacaaagtaaaactatttccccatgtttattcccccccacacaccctccactgctcctcagacgttcctgttaactgctggcaatggcccaccttgattatcactacaaaaggttttctttccccgcCACTgctctcctcactgtattttccactgaatgcatccgatgaagtgagctgtagctcacgaaagcttatgctcaaataaatcggttagtctctaaggtgccacaagtcctccttttcttttttcatttcattctgtTTTGTCTTCAAGTAGATGATAATCGCCagctgtattaaaatacaatAAAGATATTTGAAAAAGAATCCATTAGTTAACAAAATTCACCCATAATGACCATTTCTGTCGTACTTGGAAACAGCATTTGGAAAATAATATTTCACAAGCTAGCAATCTGGTCAACCGTCAAGAGGCGTACTGCAGACAGGAGATGTATCAAAATGACAATGTAATGACCTGCCCACAGTTGAAGGATATATTTTGCTTCCTGGTTACCGCCAAGGAAAGTGtaattatttgtgtgtgtaagcACAGATTCTGGGTGTGTTAGTGAGTGTAGTAACGGATGCAGGTGTGTGTAGCACAGGTTGTGTGCTTGTTCGAGGGTGTAGCACAGGCTGTGAGTGAGGTGTACAGCACAGACTGTTGTTGGGTGCAAGTGGATGAAGCACAAATTAGGTGCTTGTTAAGCCCTGTGCACAGAttgtgagggggaggggtgcagtacAGACTGGATGCGGGTGTGTGCGCAGACTGGATTGCGTGTTCATTAGGGGGTATAGCTCAAGCTGTGTGTGAATTGCGTGTGAAGTAGAGGCTGTTGGATGCAACGGTGTGTGTAGCCCGGGTTGGGTGTTCATTAGGGGTGTAGCACAGGCTGTGTGTAAGTGGAGTGTGCTGTGCAGACTGTTGTTAGGTGGAGGACCGTGCAGCCCAGTCTGGTTGTTGGCTAGGGGTGTAGAACAAGTTGTGGATCGGTTGAgcggtggaggagggggtgacggtgtgtcacaggcagagagcGGATGCTCTTTGGGGTTACAGTGGCAGTTATCAGTCCCAGGCACAAATGCTACCTAGTTCTGCTGCTGCCCCGCTCTCTGGGGCTCGGGGCTAGACCCTGCTGGATTATCtccccagcacagctgcactCCCAGCCCCCGCTATCCCACCCGGGCTGGCTGAGGTCACAATGCCCTGGCTGGGTGCACGGACTACAGGTGGCAGCTGTCTCGGCAGAGCTCATCCAACTGTGGAGCCTAGCCAGcggcaggaggcagctggtgcaTTTGGACCTGCGGAGAGCTCTGGGTAAGGGGCCCTGGGCTCTAATACTGatgcccagcccagtgcctgTCCCTGCCAGCCGCCCcctgtagtgcggggcccaagtCTGCTCCCACTGGGAGCTTTGCAGGGACtgtagcagcagcaggaagccttGATACCTCCAGTGCAGGGCTGGGTGAATGCTGGCTGCCAGGGGAATCAATAACAAAGCCCCACTCTGCCTTCAGTGGAGGGTAGCTTCCCCCATGGCCGTTGCGCCAAGCAGCAAACATTCAGTTCCAGCTGGTGCTTTTTATTGGGCTCCTTAGCTGTGACTCGTTATGTGTGGCCCACCTGAATTTCTCTGAGCTTTTTTATGCCCACAGCATAATCAGCACTATACTAGCTAATGTTGACTTCCACAGACTACTAGCTACAGCATACTAAATggtagttaaaaataaataactaaaagcCTGGTGGTGTTATACTTAAACACCTCCTCAGAGTAGATTTGTCCCCCTGAGTATAATGCCATTTTTACCTGCACCCTAGAGGCTTGTGAATGAAAGTCCCAGACAAGGTATTTTAATTACATAGAAAAATCCTAAATTAAAAGTTGTAGGTGGGGCTAAGACCCTGGATCCTGCAAACAATTCCTCACATACATCTCAGATTGATAACTCCTTGACGCAAGGACTCTCATTTACTGTAACAATGCTTAGCACGATGGGGCCCATGTCTAGCCAAGACTCCTAGGCATTACCACAGTGTTACTActgataatgacaggtttcagattagcagccgtgttagtctgtatccgtaaaaagaacaggaggatttgtgacaccttagagactaacaaatttattagagcataagctttcgtgagctacagctcacttcatcggatgcatccgctgtagctcacgaaagcttatgcgctaataaatttgttagtctctaaggtgccacaagtactcctgttctttttactgataATGATGATgtgtgtctgcaggatcaggccctaaagctgCAGGCTTTCTAGATGACATATACAGGCTCTCTTAAGTGTTATTATAAACTTTTATTTCCCTAAATTACTCCTGTAGTTTAGCTCAGATGAGTTTTTGTACTTTGACATTTTTCATCTAAGGTGCACAAAATGATTTTCATACAATATGACTCATTACAACAAGCTGTCCTCCTTTGTCCTATCACcccagaggtgttaactgcccacttcaccttgaatggtttcttgcaacatgttaaatccttatgctaaataatctgttccatttTGCATTTAGTAGTGACATGCTGACcaactttcccagacctgagaaagagctctgtgtaggtcacaagcttgtctctctcaccaagagaaattggtccaataaaagatattacctcacccatcttgtctctctaatatcctgggaccaacacggctataaCACCCCTGGAAATGTAATACAACATCTAATTCAGTTTCATGTTAGGTATAGGGGTCACTACAGTGGAACACACAGCCACCAACCCCCcgggggtgctccggggctggagcagccacacACGGAAacaatggtgggtgctgagcacccatcggcagcccccccatcggctcctccacaccagcactttGGCAAGTCGGCGCTTGTGGGGGAACCCAGCCGCTGTTTACAGCCAGTGTTGAACGTTTCACAGCCGCAGCATACCGCACTTAAGGCCAGGAAGAGATGAAGAATATACTGTCCAATAGAAAGAACAAGGGCAATATTTTGATATATTAGAATTTAACCCTCAACCCTTACAGAAACTGCCTTGGGACCCTTTCACCTTTCCTTCCTCAAGGGTTGGGTTGTGTGGCTGTGCCGCACCAGAGCCGCACTTCAGAGTGGGACAGATCGGCAGCGGCTCCAGGATGCACAATCTATAAAGTACCCCTGGGTTTACAAGAACTACAAGCAAATAAGATCTTACTTAAAATGCGATTGTCATtgtatttccactgactttaataaagTTACTTCTGATATACACCAGTCACAAGTAGACCTGTCTATCTTTATCAAGTGTATGCACTGATGTCTACGCAATACATTATGTGCTCATACAGCTCCGTGCTCAGGACAGCACTGTTCCCTCACAGGTACTTGTCACTGGTATTTAAGGGAATTACAGTGCTGGTGGTGGGGTTATATCCTGACTTTTCACTTCAACATCCATACTTAGTTGTGGCATAAGGTACTATTGCGCATATACAAGGATGGCAGAAACTGGCCTTTATTGAATAACTGCAGGGCTGGTATTTTCTAGTCTATACCTGACCCCACAGCTCTTACTGCTAAGCAGTTATTCCTAATGTGTAGCTGACACTTTAATTTCCTTACCTTGAGGTTGTTGCTCTTTTTCTACTAGCTTCTCAGGGGGCAGGTCCTTTCTTTCATTTATGTTATTGCAACGTTAATTTTACAGAGACACTGTTAGaacttaagaacagccatactgggtcagaccactggtccatctagcccagtatgctgtcttctgacagtggccagtgcttcagaaggaatgaacagaacagggcaattatcgggtgatccatcccttgtcatccggTCAGTCAATTCTGTCAGTCAGcgatttagggacatccagagcatggggttgtgatgctgaacatcttggctaatagccatcgatggatctgtcctccatgaacttcactaattctttttttaatccagttttacttttggcctggcaatgagttccaccggttgactgtgcattgtgtgacgaAGTATTTCTCTGTTTCTTGTGTTatttgaaggggtaaataacactttcttattcactttctcgacaccattcatgattttatagatctttatCCTATTCCCCCCTCAATTGTCTTTTTTCTAAGctaaacagtcccaatctttttaatcccccctcatatggaagctgttccatacctctgatcatttttgttgcccttctctataccttttccaattctaatatagccTTTTGGACATGGGGAGATTAGAAGTGCACTCAGTAGTCAGggtatgggcgtaccatggatttatatggtggcatGATATTGTCTGTGTTATTATCTATCTTTTTCCTAGTGGttctgttatcttttttgactgccgctacgTGTTGAACAGGTGCTTTGAGAGAACAATCGATGGTGACTCcgagatctcttccttgagtggtaacagctcacttagaacccatcattttatatgtagagtagagattatgttttccaatgtgcattactttgaatttacaacactgaatttaatctgTCATTATGTTGCCCAGTCGCTCCATTTTGTGGGATTTCTTTGTAACACTTCACagttaactattttgagtaatttagtatcagctgcaaactttgccacctcactgtttacccccttttccagatcatttataaatatgttaaacaggaccggtcccagtacagatcctatATTGCAGGTATCATTCCACCTGTCCCAAGAGGTATGACTTCTCCCTGGTGTACTGTTTCTTCTGGCATGTCATTGCCGTTTTTTGGTCCAATTTCTTCAGGTTATTGTATAGTCAGGAATTTGATCATGGTGGAGTTGTCACTGTCATCTAGATTTCCATTAAGAGAATGAGTGGAGGCACAGTGATCATCTTTAAAACCTTGTTGATTTTGCCTTATGTAAATAGAGATAGTTACTTCAGTGCAATATTTGCAGCTATACTTGTAGGAAATACTTGAAATACTgcaaatacagaagtaatattAACTTAGGCATGATCTAAAGCCTAAATATAATTTAGCTAAGGCATTACCTCAAACAGCAGGCTAGGGCATAAGAGGGTCTATGTACGTATTTCAGTAGTGTAAAAATAATGTATGCATATCTGGCTAGTATTTTCCCTGGTACCTTAATGTTCCTTTCCAGGTATCTTAATTTAATTGCACAAAAAACCTTGTGATTTAGctgtatatttttcaaaattctaTTGCATGGCATTGCTTAGTAGAAAAAGTGAATATTAAAAGAGAAGTATAGTATATTCTGTTCTTGATTACACTGGAGTAATATTATTGAGTTCAGATGGCTGCAGTGAAGTTACTCTGAGGTTACACCAATGTAATAGATaacctgaatttggcccattagctGAGTTTTAAGATTGCCTAATATTTATTCTTAGTAATATAACAAATATGTCATGAACTGGCTTAATTGATATTAGGATATAAGTTCACGTATAAATGTCCATTTTCTTTCAAACAGGTACAGAGAGAGCATGAAATCAAATCAAAATCCCGTGGATGTGTGCAATCCTCTGATACCTGGATACACAGGTAAATAATGTGTTTGGGCCACATCCTGACCTCCTTTCTCAGCTTTAAACCCAACTTAACTGGCCAGTGGAGGATTCCCCTACATCATGGAAAATCCCCTGGTGACAAAGAGCTGCAATAGCAGCTACCATATCATGATCCTCTGCTCTATTTTACCATAGGGATCAGGCCAAAACCTGGCAGCCCTGTAGTTGGGGGAATGTAAACATGCCTTAAAATCGCCCCCTCCCTAGAGCGATTTTCAACATGCACAGCTCAGCTGATCTGGCGAATTTGGGTCAGAATAGTAGCTTTGCATTTGAATTTACTTTCTTGGATTAGTTCACATAAGAGCTGGACCTGATCCACAACATTTGGATCTGGAACTAAACCACCCCAATGTTCAGAGATAGTTCAGAACCAGGATTTTGGCTCATCCAAACTTACAGAGTTTGTGGTCAGTTGCAAAGTTCAGACTGACAAAATTCAGGGACAGCTGGGAATGGGGTTTTCGTTCAGCCCCATCCAATTTAAATCAGATTCTTATCTCTATTTCTTTAGCATTTAATATAGTCATAATAGATTCCGGTTCAATGTTAAAGGAATATGTAGTTGTGCTATACGCATCTATTCTTTATAATGAAAATAAGTTATTACATGATGAAAGTCTGCGTTGGGGGTTGGTCTCCCATATAAAAGACCTACATCTACTTCTTATAATTCAGGAGTTCATTTTAATACAATTTCAACCAAAATGAATgatctgaaactgcattttcaaaGCATCATGTAAAAGAaggacaataaaaaaaaagaagcatttCAAACCACCCTTCAGACTGACATTTTGGTACAGTAAAGAGAATTGCTGTTAGCAGAATTGATATGTCATAAGGGGATTGTACTTTCATAGCCCTTGTCAAAATGTGGCTTGTTTCTAAGGTCATAGGAGATCACTGTGGTTGTAACCATCTATATAATTTCAGTGTACGTGTGTAATGTGAAGAACTAAGAATGGCAGATAATGTTCTATGGTTGTTTGATGATTTCACTCTTTCTGTAAATGCTTGCAATATGTTCCATTAGATTTTGTGAGCTTTTAACATTTATTCTGCTTACTCTTTTAGGCTATGTCCCCCAAAGATTCTATAGAATTGGCACTAGTTATGGAGATGATTCAATGGCATGTATGACCTCATTCCACAATGCTACTCAGAGAAGCAGAGACACAAAGGATGGGCTGAGATACATAGCAGCCACTACACCCAAACTTCCATCTATTTGCTCCAATGAAGATGTTTTACAAGCACTTTATGACTATAATTATAAACGCCATCCTtatgtgctaggtactgtattGAAGTTGTAATGAACTTGATTTCAGCCAAACATTCAATTAATGTTACTAGTACAATGTGAATTATAATTACAGTCTTCAGGGACATAGTAAGAACCAAATTTTACCTTCAGTTGCTAGCACATTGCTCTGATTTCTGTGGGagttacacacacatgcattcaGGGACAGAATGTGGCCCCTATATCTTTCATTTCTATTCTAAATCTTGAGGTTTTCTCAAATAGGTGTGTTTATATTTAAGGGTAGAGTCTCATCTTGATGTGAAACGTTAAACATGGATCTTGCATCAATTGTAATTGTTATCCAGAAATCCTTCCATAAATGGGGTTCCGAATAGGCTCATGCAATAGTATGCTCTCAAATTGTACTATTATCTAAAAGTCTGAAGCCAATGTTTTCAAACCTGGCTGCCTAAATGTAGGGTAAAACCAGCCTGCTGTTCTGAGGGGCTAAGCACTTGCTGCCCTGACTGACCTCAGTAGAAACTACAAATGGCCACCATCCCTGAAAATCTGTCGTCTTATCTGGGTATCTAATTTTATTCACTcagatttgaaaatattggcctgcCGTTCTGGGGCTTGATTTTGCCACctttgagtgagagagagaattcttaAAGTAGTCTTGAGGAAAAGCAAAACTTTTTCATTTGATCTTGTGACTCATGTGGATCTCAGGATGTCTCATGTATCCTGGTTTTCCCTTCAGCAATAGCTTCTTTCCAAATCTTTCCTCGGGCTCCTCACTCTGGGTAAGTGAGCCTCTTTGTGGTTCTTCATGATTCATAGACTGTGAGTATCCATGAACTCCAAACACCAAAGCCCAAACACGACTCCAAGTGCTTTGACCCTAGCTGAGCTCAAACCCAATTGCCCGTCATGGATTCCTAACTATCACCTGCCGCAAGCTAGCATTTCTCATCTGATCCAAAGTGTTCCAGGACCAGGACCACGCTGTAAAAGATGTTCAGAACTTCCTCCTGCAGTTACCTTAGAAACTCCAATGTCATCAGATAGAATGTTCCTGAGTGACAGTTCTTAAGTCTGTAACTAGTGCCTTTCTTCCTACATCACTGAATAGCAGCCAGCTCTGTCTGAACGTGGCAATCCACAAAAAGACAACATTGCAGTTTAGAATAGAAAGTTCAACTGTGTCCTGTTGAAACTGCAAGGCATCTTTCAGCAGGTAGAATGTAATTTCCTGTGTTGGAATTTTGACAGGCCATGGATACTAACACATATTTATATGAATGAGTTTATTCCTTACTTAGGCATTGTTGCAAACCCCATTAcattcaatggaaagactcttactggcttcagtgggcttaAGATCAGGTCTTTAATGACCATTGGCCAAATTCTAAAGTCCTTTCAGAGCCTGAGGAAGGATTGATTCAAAAATGAGGAAggacttcaggatctggccccataaaAAAGTTATCTAGGCACCACTAAGGGGCATATCAAAAGTGGTGAGACTCACCCACTCTTGGTGATATAAAGTGACTAATGAACATTTTATGAAGCATGTCAATTAACTGAGAATATTTGTTATAAGGCAGGAACCTTTTTATCCTCTATGGTAAATATAAGCAGATATTTTCTTGGTCAGTTAGGTGTAATTTTGAGGTGGCATTTATTTGATCATTTTTCAGGTACTGTAATAACTAAGAGAAGTTTACTAGAGCCACCAATTCCTGGTTGGACTGGGTTTGTGCCTAGAGCAAGGGTCACGGAACTGGGATACGGTGTTCGTTACCATGAAATGACAAAAAATTGCTATCAGGATTTTAAGAACTTAAGAGATCGGGTCTGCTACGATCCCACCAGCAATTTCCACAGGTAATTTTATACTAAAATACATCaattgaaaagtactatataagatggtgatgatgatgatgatgtttaaTTGTATGGTGGAGTAGAGCAATCAATAAATATAACCTCACCAACCACTAAAGCAATTAAAGGTAGTAGGACAGGTAACA
The sequence above is drawn from the Natator depressus isolate rNatDep1 chromosome 7, rNatDep2.hap1, whole genome shotgun sequence genome and encodes:
- the SPMIP5 gene encoding sperm-associated microtubule inner protein 5 — translated: MPWLGARTTGGSCLGRAHPTVEPSQRQEAAGAFGPAESSGYRESMKSNQNPVDVCNPLIPGYTGYVPQRFYRIGTSYGDDSMACMTSFHNATQRSRDTKDGLRYIAATTPKLPSICSNEDVLQALYDYNYKRHPYVLGTVITKRSLLEPPIPGWTGFVPRARVTELGYGVRYHEMTKNCYQDFKNLRDRVCYDPTSNFHRDKMHEVKVSKVPNTYQRFYRPEGMLPKYSGHIPHEHLVIGKTFGNLCRSSSVCTHTEESYGAHLAKKRNATLKLPKTLKCNMKS